A single genomic interval of Dromiciops gliroides isolate mDroGli1 chromosome 1, mDroGli1.pri, whole genome shotgun sequence harbors:
- the LOC122735467 gene encoding 60S ribosomal protein L21-like, whose product MTNTKGKRRGTRYMFSRPFRKHGVVPLATYMRIYKKGDIVDIKGMGTVQQGMPHKCYHGKTGRVYNVTQHAVGIVVNKQVKGKILAKRINVRIEHIKHSKSRDSFLKRVKENDQKKKEAKEKDTWVQLKRQPAPPREAHFVRTNGKEPELLEPIPYEFMA is encoded by the coding sequence ATGacgaacacaaaaggaaaaaggagaggaacaCGTTACATGTTTTCTAGGCCCTTTAGAAAACATGGTGTTGTCCCTTTGGCCACGTATATGCGGATATACAAGAAAGGTGACATTGTAGATATCAAGGGTATGGGCACAGTTCAGCAAGGAATGCCCCACAAATGTTACCATGGCAAGACCGGACGGGTCTATAATGTTACTCAACATGCTGTAGGCATTGTTGTAAACAAACAGGTTAAGGGCAAGATTCTAGCCAAGAGAATTAATGTGCGTATCGAGCATATTAAGCATTCTAAGAGCAGAGATAGCTTcctgaagagggtaaaagaaaatgaccagaagaagaaggaagccaaagaaaaagacACCTGGGTTCAACTGAAACGTCAGCCTGCTCCACCCAGAGAAGCACACTTTGTGAGGACCAATGGCAAGGAACCCGAGCTGTTGGAACCAATCCCCTACGAATTCATGgcataa